One stretch of Sandaracinaceae bacterium DNA includes these proteins:
- a CDS encoding ribonuclease H-like domain-containing protein yields the protein MRSLKAKLARLRSAGPGSAPAPQHAPPEPVGSVGPGPLSEDADLEGADLEGAVEDVEARERKARIAKLRGMLGQMIADEKRRLRDRPVEVPEEPLPLPGETLMTAHGEVHRVASYLEPSHQHGRVPIARALDITPQTVAKLALDEGLGAIDPRKLVFLDTETTGLAGGTGTIPFLIGVAWFEDQSFRIEQLLLRAPGEETPMLRRLAEHLEGASAIVSYNGKSYDWPLLRTRFVLNRVPVVQPAAHLDLLHCARRVFKRRLGQVRLVHMEEHVLGMRREGDIDGAEIPERFWSFVRDADGSRLAPVIEHNANDVVALAAILVNLVERYEELRPEHDPEDRLGVAQVAVRAADPERAMRWAESAAEAGGPDDVTADALWLASELCRKRGDDEGRRALLHRALEAGGVDPRRSARAHLALSKLYEHRLKDFERALVHARATEREEGDESRDRRVARVLRKLERARRQLAMAAPAELE from the coding sequence ATGCGGAGTCTCAAGGCCAAGCTGGCGCGCCTGAGGAGCGCCGGGCCCGGCAGCGCCCCGGCCCCGCAGCACGCCCCGCCCGAGCCGGTGGGCTCCGTCGGTCCGGGCCCTCTCTCGGAGGACGCCGATCTGGAAGGCGCCGATCTGGAGGGCGCCGTCGAGGACGTCGAGGCGCGCGAGCGCAAGGCCCGCATCGCGAAGCTCCGCGGCATGCTCGGCCAGATGATCGCGGACGAGAAGCGCCGCCTCCGCGACCGCCCCGTCGAGGTGCCCGAGGAGCCCTTGCCGCTCCCGGGCGAGACCCTGATGACGGCGCACGGGGAGGTGCACCGGGTCGCCAGCTACCTCGAGCCCTCGCATCAGCACGGCCGCGTCCCCATCGCGCGCGCCCTCGACATCACGCCGCAGACCGTCGCGAAGCTGGCGCTCGACGAGGGCCTCGGCGCCATCGACCCGCGCAAGCTCGTGTTCCTCGACACGGAGACGACGGGGCTCGCGGGCGGCACCGGGACCATCCCGTTCTTGATCGGCGTCGCCTGGTTCGAGGATCAGAGCTTCCGCATCGAGCAGCTGTTGCTGCGCGCGCCGGGAGAGGAGACGCCCATGCTGCGGCGCCTCGCCGAGCACCTCGAGGGGGCGAGCGCGATCGTCAGCTACAACGGCAAGAGCTACGACTGGCCGCTCCTGCGCACACGCTTCGTGCTCAACCGGGTGCCGGTGGTGCAGCCCGCCGCCCACCTCGATCTCCTCCACTGCGCGCGACGGGTCTTCAAGCGACGGCTCGGGCAGGTGCGGCTCGTGCACATGGAGGAGCACGTGCTCGGGATGCGGCGCGAAGGCGACATCGACGGCGCGGAGATCCCGGAGCGCTTCTGGAGCTTCGTCCGGGACGCGGACGGCTCGCGGCTCGCGCCCGTGATCGAGCACAACGCCAACGACGTGGTCGCGCTGGCCGCGATCCTCGTCAACCTGGTGGAGCGCTACGAGGAGCTGCGCCCCGAGCACGACCCGGAGGACCGCCTCGGCGTGGCCCAGGTCGCCGTGCGCGCGGCAGATCCGGAGCGGGCCATGCGGTGGGCGGAGAGCGCGGCGGAGGCGGGCGGCCCGGACGACGTCACCGCGGACGCGCTGTGGCTGGCGAGCGAGCTCTGTCGCAAGCGTGGCGACGACGAGGGGCGACGCGCGCTGCTTCACCGGGCGCTCGAGGCGGGCGGCGTGGACCCTCGCCGCTCGGCGCGCGCGCACCTCGCGCTCTCGAAGCTCTACGAGCACCGGCTGAAGGACTTCGAGCGCGCGCTCGTCCACGCGCGGGCGACGGAGCGGGAGGAAGGCGACGAGTCGCGTGATCGGCGCGTGGCGCGCGTGCTGCGCAAGCTCGAGCGCGCGCGGCGTCAGCTCGCCATGGCGGCGCCCGCCGAGCTGGAGTGA